GTAGAGTGTACCATCAACGGCATCGGGGAACGGGCCGGAAACGCCTCCCTGGAAGAAGTCGTCATGGCCATCAGAACCCGGCAGGACTTCTTTGATCTGGAAACCGGCATTGATACCACCCAGATTTATAAGACCAGCCGGTTGGTCAGTGACCTGACCGGATTTACGGTACAGCCCAACAAGGCGATTGTCGGCGCCAATGCCTTCCGCCATGAGTCAGGCATCCACCAGGACGGCGTCATCAAGATGCCGAAAACCTACGAAATAATAGACCCCAGGACTGTCGGCGTACCCGCCAGCAGCCTGGTACTGGGCAAGCTTAGCGGGAGACACGCCTTCAATGAACGCCTGGCAGAGCTGGGCTACAGCCTGTCGCCGGAAAACTTCGACCGCGCCTTTGCCGCCTTCAAGGAACTGGCGGACAAGAAGAGGGACGTTACCGATAAAGACATCGAGTCACTGGTTGCCGAAGAACGGCGCACCGTCTCTGAGCTCTATCACCTCGACCGTATCCAGGTGACCTGCGGTGACCGGGGCGTCCCCACCGCCGCTGTCAGGCTCATCGGCCCGGACAACAAGGCACTGGCTGATGCCGCCCTGGGCACCGGCCCGATTGACGCTGTCTACAGAGCGATTAACCGTCTCGTTGGAGTCCCCAACAAGCTCACCGAATACAGTGTCAAATCAGTTACCGAGGGCATTGACGCCATCGGCGAGGTGCTCATCAGGATTGAGAGTGGGGGAGTAACCTATACCGGCCGGGGTGCTGATACCGATATCATTGTGGCGAGTGCCAAAGCCTATATGAACGCCCTCAACCGCCTGCTGACGGCCAACAATAAGAAGTCCTGACCGGAAAGTTACCCGGCTGAAGCGCTGAAGCGCTGACCCGTATCTCACCCTGGGGTTGACTACATCTTTGCCCTATTTCTGTGCTATTATCTGTACGTAATAGCCTTTTATCAATAACTAAATGGTAAGGAGAGACAATAATGACTCTGGTTGAGAAGATACTGGCTGCCCACACTGACCGCAAGAAGGTAAGCCCCGGTGATTTCATCAACGCGCGGGTGGACATGGTACTATCCAATGATGTCACCGCCCCCATCGCCATCAGGGAGTTCCGGCGCATCGGGGTGAGCAAGGTATTTGACCCGAAAAAGATAGTCATGGTGGCTGACCACTTTGTGCCCAACAAGGACATTCCTTCTGCGGAAAACACCAAGCTGATGCGCGAGTTCGCCTATGAGCACGGTATCATCCATTACGACGTCGGGCAGATGGGCATCGAGCATGTGCTCCTGCCGGAGCAGGGACTGGTGCTACCCGGCGATGTGGTCGTCGGCGCTGATTCACACACCTGTACTTACGGCGCGGTGGGCGCTTTCGCCACCGGCATGGGGTCGACTGATATCGCCGCGGCCATGGCTACCGGGGACATCTGGATGAAAGTTCCCCAGACCATCAGGTTTATCTATCACGGCAACCTTAAGAAATGGGTGGGCGGCAAGGACTTAATTTTACATACCATCGGTGACATCGGCGTTGATGGCGCTCTCTACTCGGCGATGGAGTTCACCGGAGCCGCCATCGATTCATTGTCCATGGACGGAC
The nucleotide sequence above comes from Dehalococcoidales bacterium. Encoded proteins:
- a CDS encoding 2-isopropylmalate synthase, whose amino-acid sequence is MDKVTIFDTTLRDGEQAAGGTLNVREKLEIARQLERLGVDVIEAGFPISSPGDFEAVSLIAKEVRTPVICALTHANAKAIDRAWEAVKEAAHPRVHVFLSSSDIHLVYQLKKSRQEMLEMARSMVAHARKYLDDIEFSPMDASRTDPEYIYQILEAVIDAGATTVNIPDTVGYATPDEFGDLIGGIFANVPNINRAVVSVHCHNDLGLAVANSLESLKRGARQVECTINGIGERAGNASLEEVVMAIRTRQDFFDLETGIDTTQIYKTSRLVSDLTGFTVQPNKAIVGANAFRHESGIHQDGVIKMPKTYEIIDPRTVGVPASSLVLGKLSGRHAFNERLAELGYSLSPENFDRAFAAFKELADKKRDVTDKDIESLVAEERRTVSELYHLDRIQVTCGDRGVPTAAVRLIGPDNKALADAALGTGPIDAVYRAINRLVGVPNKLTEYSVKSVTEGIDAIGEVLIRIESGGVTYTGRGADTDIIVASAKAYMNALNRLLTANNKKS